The DNA segment GCGGCGAACCTTGAAAAGATGGCGATCATTCGCGCCGATGACGTCGTGAAGGCGGCCAAGGCGGTCTGCTATCGATAAGCCGGGCGCGCCGATGCGCGACCGTGACCTGGTTCGCCTGCATTGGCCGGTCGAGCTTCGGCCCGCTTTCGATGCGCTGTTCGATATCGATGATGCGCTTCGTAGCGTCGTGACTTCGTCGACCCAGCCCGCCCTCGGGGCGATCAGGTTGGCCTGGTGGCGTGAAGCCCTTGAACAGCTCGACCATCGTGGTCCGCCGCCGGAACCCCGGTTGCAATCAGTGGCGGCGGTGCTCTTGCCGCGCGGTATTCGTGGCGAAGAGTTGGGCATGCTTGAAGACAGCTGGCTCGCCATGCTTGATGAGGAGCTTGATCCGGACCGGATAGGTGAGGGTGGGGCGATGCTATTCGCTCTGGCAGCAAGACTGTTGGAAGTTGATGACCCGAAGCTGGCTTGGGCAGGGCGGCTATATGGAGTGGCGAGGGCGAGGCGCCTGTCACTGGCATTGAACCGCGCAGATGCAGTTGATGTGTTGAGAGGCCATCGTTTTCCGCGACGAATTCGACCGTTGACGTCATTGGCGCGCCTCGCTGCGCGCGACCTGAGATATGGCCATGGAACGGAACCCGAAGCGACTCCGGGTCGAGCTGGGGCAATCCTGCTGCACCGGCTGTCTGGAAGGGTTGCTTAAACGGGCACCTTGTTTTGAGCGCCTTCTCACTCTCGCCGCTAGCCGAATGGAGCGCCGACGTGAGTTGCTTTGTATGGGCTAAACTGAACGGTATCCCGATTTCTCGTAGATCTCGCTGATGCGCTCACCGTCCCAGCGATAGGTCAGATGCCTCTCCTGGATGCAGTCTGCCAGGCAGCGCGGACGGAATACGCCTACGCAGGTGCCGCCGGGCGCGCGGACGCTGTCGTAAATGACACCATTCGAACCTTCGTTGCGGAGCCGGGCTCCCAGTTTCTGGCCGGCAGAATAATCAGCCGGATCCAGAATCTCCGGGTAGGTGCCTTGGCAGCTCCGAAGATTATGAAGGTCGCAGGTAACCGTCGCAACATAGACGCGCTGGTCGATCTCAATCGGTGCCTCGTCCGTGGCCGCAAGGAACACTTCGCGATGGTACTTTGTCTCGGCAATTGCGGTGTCGAGTTCCGTGGCGGCGTAATAGACGCCGTAAGTCCCGTCGGTGAAGCGCGACCCGCTCGGGTTGAGGTGAGTGAAGGCCGCCATAACCGGGGTCGTGCTCGGGCCCGCCACCCGGTCTTCAGGCGCAACTAGCTGAAGCTGACCGATCTGCTCGCGGACGCGGTCATTGGTAAGGCCTTCAACTTCGTAGAGTGCGTCGAGGTCTTCGACGCTTGCGATGTCGTCGAAGATCGAACGGGGCGGGAAGATGGTGGGAATGATGCGATAGA comes from the Sphingomonas xanthus genome and includes:
- a CDS encoding RES family NAD+ phosphorylase, which gives rise to MVSLECYEPPVAVTGWRVYRIIPTIFPPRSIFDDIASVEDLDALYEVEGLTNDRVREQIGQLQLVAPEDRVAGPSTTPVMAAFTHLNPSGSRFTDGTYGVYYAATELDTAIAETKYHREVFLAATDEAPIEIDQRVYVATVTCDLHNLRSCQGTYPEILDPADYSAGQKLGARLRNEGSNGVIYDSVRAPGGTCVGVFRPRCLADCIQERHLTYRWDGERISEIYEKSGYRSV